Genomic DNA from uncultured Fretibacterium sp.:
AGGGCCTGTCTCGACGTCGGCCTGATCCCCGTGCTCTGTTACGGGGAGACGCTGGAGGAGAGGGAGGCCGGGAGAGCCTTCCAGGTCATGGAGCGTCAGCTGCGGTCGGCCGTCGGATCGCTCTCCGCCGACGAGTCCGCCCAGGTCGTCTACGCTTACGAGCCCGTCTGGGCCATCGGGACGGGAAAGTCCGCGACCTCCGCCGAGGCGCAGGAGGTCTGCGCCTGGAGCAAGGGGCTGCTTGCGGAGGCGGCCGGAAGGGATATCGGCACGACCGTCCTATATGGGGGCAGCGTCAAGGGATCGAACGCAAAGGAGCTGCTTTCGATGGACGCGATCGACGGGGCCCTGGTGGGGGGGGCCTCCCTGAAGCCCGAGTCCTTTCTGGAGATCTATACGGCCTACGCCGGGAAATAAAGGAGGTTTTTTGTTGATGAAAGGGATTCGACGACGAGCGCTTTTAGGTCTGGCCGTCCTGCTGGCGGCCCTCGTGCCTGCGGCGTGGGGAGCCGTCCCGCAGGATGCGCTGAGCGCAAAACCCGCAGGCGCGATTTACTCCGTGTTCCAGGTCGACGACCTGGGGAACTTGGCCCGAAGCATCCTCTCCTCCGAGAACATAGATCTGTTCGCCCCGCTCCTGGATAAGGGGGAGGTGGAGGGATTCCGTATAGTTGCGGCCATCGTGAGCAAGATGCCCGTGAAGACCACCGCGCTGCTGGCCGGGACGGACGAGAACCTCACCCCGTTCCTTCAATTGGCCCTCTCCCTGCCAGCGGAGCTCAAGCCCCAGCTGGACCTCGTGGCGAGCGGCAAGGCCAAGCCGGAGGATATCGTGTCCCTCACCCTGGGTGACGGGGCCGTGGCCTTTGGCCCCCTCCTCAATGTCGAGCTCCAGAAAGGGCCTCAGGGGCCCTATTTCCTGCTCAACAGTCAGGCTGCCCTGGCGGCCAGAGACGGGCTCCTCCTGGTCGGGCTCTCTCCCGCCGACCTCGAGGCCAGCCTCAAGGCCCTTGCGGACCCGAAGGAGCGCCTTTCCGTAAAACGCCGTCACGAGTCCAGGAACTTCTCGTTGCTGCACCTCGACTTCCCAACACTGATCAAGATGGCCGGGGAGCAGCAGGCCAAGGAAAAGGCGGACAAAAAAGGCGGGAAGAAGATCGATGAGATCGATCTCGACGCCCTAAAAAAATACTTTAAGGCTCCCCTGGAGATCGAATATGGCATCGACAAGGATCCCGGAAGCGTCCTGTTCTCCATGGGGGTCAATATCGAGGAGGCGCTGAACAGCGCCTACCTGGAGCGCTTTGCGAAGATGGATCCCGTGCCTGGGGGGGAGATCTTCCTGGCGGGGGGGGGACGGCCTCTGTTCGCCCTGAGCTCGAAGCTGTCCTTTAAGGGGTCGGATCTCGACATCTATCCCGAGATAGCCAAGCTCTGGAAGGATGGGATCAAGCAGCTGGCCCAGTACGGCATCACCGAGTCCGAGGTCGAAAACCTCCTCTCCGGAAGCGTCTCCCTGGTCTGCGGCGGAAGCGCCGCGGTCGCCGGGGCCAAAATGCCCGGCGCCTATCTGGCCCTGACGGGCAGGGAGGGGGCGGCCTCCTCGATCTTCAAGAAGGTCACGGAGAGTGCAAAGTTCGCAGCGACGCTGCCGACCGCTCCCGTGGACGTAAAGGGCTGGGAGATGGTCCTGCAGGTCGATCCCAGCCTCTTCCCTTTCCCTGTCCCCATCCTCTTTGGGGTGAAAGGGGAGACTCTCTTCGTGGGGGTGCAGGATGCGGCTGGTCTTAATACAGCGCCCGAGATCTCCGGCACCCTGAAGGCCCTTTTGGAGAAGGGGTCCCTCAGCACGTCCTTCTTCGACTTCGAGGCGATTCGGGCGTTTCTGGACGGCGCACTGAGCGACAAGAGTTCTCCTCTCTACGCCCTGGCTGAAGAACTGCCTCGGGCGATTCTGGACTCCGTGAAGGACGTGCTCGGGGCCGAGCTCTCGGTTCCCTTCGTCGGCAGCTGGGCGCCTCGGATGGATGAGGCCTTCGTGAAGTTCTCCCTTGTCGATGTGCCCGCGGGCAAGGGGCTGATGGCCAAGATCGTGAAGGCTGCCGCGCAGTATAAAGCGAAAACCAGCACGCCGGCCACTGCATCGGCTACTGCATCGGGCGTCGTCAGTGATATGCGCTCGCTTAAAGCTGCGTGCCTCTTGTTGTATGCGGATAACGTCGATGAGGATCTGACATCTAAAATCAACAAGGACGGAGTTAAGCTTCTGCACAAGTATTTGGATAATCCAAATAAATTTCCGGAGAACGGGAACCCGGCCACCTTTGAGGTTAAGAATGGTGAGTGGTGGATTTCCTACAAAGTGGATGACCTCGATGCAATGGTTCGGGAAAAATTGGCTGGTCGGGCTGCAGCAGTTGGTCTGTTTAAGGATAATTCAGGCTCTGAGCCCTATGAAAAAAGTGCTGCAAGCGTTTTTATGCGGGTCCGTTAATTTTGGAGCAGGTTCGTTGATTCTGGAGCATAAGTTTTACAAAAAGCCCTCGCGAGGGGGCTTTTTCGTTAAGGAGAGTTGAACCTTGGAGCGTTCGCTTAAAGATCGTTTTGACACGCATATCGCTCCAGAGTATCTGGAGACGCCGTCCGTGCCCCGGCTGTCGGAAAACGCGATGTGGCTCCTGGGGCAGCGTTATTTTGTACCGCGCTGGGACGCCTCCATGGGCGGCCTGAGGAAGGAGGGGAGCTTCGAGGAGTTCACCCGGCGCATCGCCCGAACCATCGCCTCCGCCGAGACCCTCTACCTCGATCCCGAGTCGCCGGGTTCCCTGGACTGGCTCCAGGCTCTGGAGAAGAACATCGCGAGCGACATCCTGAGCCGCCGCTTCCTCTTCAATTCGCCCTGTCTTTTCAGCTCGGCCGCCGGGTTGACGGTCCAGCCCGAGTTCGCCGAGCTCCTCTACAAGAGGGTGGACGCGATGTCCTTCGAGGATTACGTCCGCATCCACTCCTCGC
This window encodes:
- the tpiA gene encoding triose-phosphate isomerase → MKKIRLYGNWKMNMTRAETTAFMSEFARSAKPLEAAMGRELEVAVFPPFTSLWAANEAMRSAAGPMPLLGAQNVYFEPKGAFTGEVSIPMLEECGCTHVIIGHSERRHILGEGEPLIAKKMRACLDVGLIPVLCYGETLEEREAGRAFQVMERQLRSAVGSLSADESAQVVYAYEPVWAIGTGKSATSAEAQEVCAWSKGLLAEAAGRDIGTTVLYGGSVKGSNAKELLSMDAIDGALVGGASLKPESFLEIYTAYAGK